From the Manis javanica isolate MJ-LG chromosome 13, MJ_LKY, whole genome shotgun sequence genome, one window contains:
- the FSTL3 gene encoding follistatin-related protein 3 isoform X2 yields the protein MRPGAPGPLWPLPWGALAWAVGFVGSVGADPAPGGVCWLQQGREATCSLVLKTDVSQAECCASGSIDTAWSNFTHPGNKISLLGFLGLVHCLPCKDSCEGVECGPGKACSMQGGRPRCECAPDCAGLLARLQVCGSDGATYRDECELRAARCRGHPDLRVMYRGSCRKSCAHVACPRPESCVVDQTGSAHCVVCRAAPCPAPSSPGQELCGNNNVTYMSSCHLRQATCFLGRSIGVRHPGSCAGSPEPDAESEEEENFV from the exons ATGCGTCCCGGGGCGCCGGGGCCGCTGTGGCCGCTGCCCTGGGGGGCCCTGGCTTGGGCCGTGGGCTTCGTGGGCTCCGTGGGCGCGGACCCCGCGCCCG GTGGTGTCTGCTGGCTCCAGCAGGGCCGAGAGGCCACATGTAGCCTGGTGCTGAAGACTGACGTGAGCCAGGCCGAGTGTTGCGCCTCTGGCAGCATTGACACCGCCTGGTCCAACTTCACCCACCCTGGGAACAAAATCAGTCTCCTGGGCTTCTTGGGCCTCGTCCACTGCCTCCCCTGCAAAG ATTCGTGCGAGGGCGTGGAGTGCGGCCCCGGCAAGGCGTGCAGCATGCAGGGCGGCCGCCCGCGCTGCGAGTGCGCGCCCGACTGCGCGGGGCTCCTGGCGCGCCTGCAGGTCTGCGGCTCGGACGGCGCCACCTACCGCGACGAGTGCGAGCTGCGCGCCGCGCGCTGCCGCGGCCACCCGGACCTGCGCGTCATGTACCGAGGCAGCTGCCGCA AGTCGTGCGCCCACGTGGCGTGCCCGCGGCCGGAGTCGTGCGTGGTGGACCAGACAGGCAGCGCGCACTGCGTGGTATGTCGCGCGGCGCCCTGCCCCGCGCCCTCTAGCCCCGGCCAGGAGCTCTGCGGTAACAATAACGTCACCTATATGTCCTCGTGCCACCTGCGCCAAGCCACCTGCTTTCTGGGCCGCTCCATCGGCGTGCGCCACCCGGGCAGCTGTGCAG GCAGCCCCGAACCGGACGCTGAGTCGGAGGAGGAGGAGAACTTCGTGTGA
- the FSTL3 gene encoding follistatin-related protein 3 isoform X1, with amino-acid sequence MRPGAPGPLWPLPWGALAWAVGFVGSVGADPAPGGVCWLQQGREATCSLVLKTDVSQAECCASGSIDTAWSNFTHPGNKISLLGFLGLVHCLPCKDSCEGVECGPGKACSMQGGRPRCECAPDCAGLLARLQVCGSDGATYRDECELRAARCRGHPDLRVMYRGSCRKSCAHVACPRPESCVVDQTGSAHCVVCRAAPCPAPSSPGQELCGNNNVTYMSSCHLRQATCFLGRSIGVRHPGSCAGAERDGERLRGATPNPPPRPHASLRPPPCAGSPEPDAESEEEENFV; translated from the exons ATGCGTCCCGGGGCGCCGGGGCCGCTGTGGCCGCTGCCCTGGGGGGCCCTGGCTTGGGCCGTGGGCTTCGTGGGCTCCGTGGGCGCGGACCCCGCGCCCG GTGGTGTCTGCTGGCTCCAGCAGGGCCGAGAGGCCACATGTAGCCTGGTGCTGAAGACTGACGTGAGCCAGGCCGAGTGTTGCGCCTCTGGCAGCATTGACACCGCCTGGTCCAACTTCACCCACCCTGGGAACAAAATCAGTCTCCTGGGCTTCTTGGGCCTCGTCCACTGCCTCCCCTGCAAAG ATTCGTGCGAGGGCGTGGAGTGCGGCCCCGGCAAGGCGTGCAGCATGCAGGGCGGCCGCCCGCGCTGCGAGTGCGCGCCCGACTGCGCGGGGCTCCTGGCGCGCCTGCAGGTCTGCGGCTCGGACGGCGCCACCTACCGCGACGAGTGCGAGCTGCGCGCCGCGCGCTGCCGCGGCCACCCGGACCTGCGCGTCATGTACCGAGGCAGCTGCCGCA AGTCGTGCGCCCACGTGGCGTGCCCGCGGCCGGAGTCGTGCGTGGTGGACCAGACAGGCAGCGCGCACTGCGTGGTATGTCGCGCGGCGCCCTGCCCCGCGCCCTCTAGCCCCGGCCAGGAGCTCTGCGGTAACAATAACGTCACCTATATGTCCTCGTGCCACCTGCGCCAAGCCACCTGCTTTCTGGGCCGCTCCATCGGCGTGCGCCACCCGGGCAGCTGTGCAGGTGCGGAGCGGGACGGGGAGCGGCTGCGGGGCGCAACCCCCAACCCCCCGCCGCGCCCCCATGCCTCTCTGCGCCCTCCTCCCTGTGCAGGCAGCCCCGAACCGGACGCTGAGTCGGAGGAGGAGGAGAACTTCGTGTGA
- the LOC108386599 gene encoding serine protease 57, producing MVPGMGGQEHLLLTVAAALLLPMRPPGSWGARIIGGHEVTPHSRPYMASVSFEGQHHCGGFLLRARWVVSAAHCFAGRDPRKGLVVLGAHTLRTSESTQQKFGISAVIRHPDYQPATHANDICLLQLNSSATLGPAVGLLGLPRRDSRPLRAGARCRVAGWGFVSNFEELPPGLMEAEVRVLGLGVCNSSWEGQLSPAMLCTQSGDRRRRGFCSADSGGPLVCRNRAHGLVSFSGLWCGDPKTPDVYTQVSAFVTWIWDVVRPPAQPPAQDHRVPTAALSTPDTER from the exons ATGGTGCCTGGGATGGGGGGTCAGGAACATCTGCTGCTGACAGTGGCTGCCGCCCTGCTGCTGCCAATGAGACCCCCAG GCTCCTGGGGGGCTCGGATCATTGGGGGCCATGAGGTGACCCCCCACTCCCGGCCGTACATGGCATCTGTGAGCTTCGAGGGCCAGCACCACTGTGGGGGCTTCCTGCTCCGTGCCCGCTGGGTGGTCTCCGCTGCCCATTGCTTTGCTGGCAG agACCCCCGAAAGGGCCTGGTGGTGCTTGGGGCCCACACCCTGCGCACCTCAGAGTCCACACAACAGAAGTTCGGCATCTCGGCTGTCATCAGGCACCCCGACTATCAGCCTGCAACCCACGCCAATGACATCTGTCTGCTGCAG CTGAACAGCTCTGCCACGTTGGGTCCTGCAGTGGGGCTACTGGGACTGCCACGGCGGGACTCCCGGCCCCTCAGGGCCGGGGCGCGGTGCCGGGTGGCCGGCTGGGGCTTCGTGTCCAACTTTGAGGAGCTGCCACCCGGGCTGATGGAGGCCGAGGTCCGCGTGCTGGGCCTGGGTGTCTGCAACAGCTCGTGGGAAGGCCAGCTGAGTCCCGCCATGCTCTGCACTCAGAGTGGGGACCGCCGGCGGCGGGGCTTCTGCTCG gcgGACTCCGGGGGCCCGCTGGTGTGCAGGAACCGGGCTCACGGtcttgtctccttctctggcctCTGGTGTGGGGACCCCAAGACTCCTGATGTGTACACACAGGTGTCTGCCTTTGTGACCTGGATCTGGGATGTGGTtcggcccccagcccagccccctgcccaggaCCACAGGGTCCCTACAGCGGCACTGAGCACACCAGACACTGAACGGTGA
- the LOC108386601 gene encoding serine protease 57-like produces the protein MPPLGWIQWDLGRHLWDLQLLHQQLLTGGRSTSTYRGAQPTSGPAGISMLGAMTPAVLLACAMVLGAPALAGTLQGRIVGGHEAAPHSQPSMASLQLGEEHLCGAILLHPRWVLTAAHCEVTSTFRVVLGAHNLHAAEPTQQVFRITRVVPYPLYDAQLDIHDLQLLKLHAPARLTLSVLPTPLPHRNLVLRPGSRCQVMGWGDTTGHDDPPVALMEAAVVVQALDTCNASWGGALTRDMLCASAGSREQRGVCGGDSGGPLFCRGRLQGLVSFSFMLCGDSRFPDVYTRISTYVSWVRDVLQHY, from the exons ATGCCGCCTCTGGGCTGGATCCAGTGGGACCTGGGTAGACATCTCTGGGACCTGCAGCTTCTGCACCAGCAACTCCTGACCGGCGGTCGCTCCACAAGCACCTATCGAGGG GCCCAGCCCACATCAGGCCCTGCGGGGATCAGCATGCTGGGAGCCATGACCCCTGCTGTCCTTCTGGCCTGCGCCATGGTCCTGGGAGCCCCAGCCCTTGCAG GGACCCTGCAAGGCAGGATCGTGGGGGGCCATGAGGCGGCGCCTCACTCGCAGCCCTCCATGGCATCCTTGCAGCTGGGCGAGGAGCACCTCTGTGGGGCCATCCTGCTGCATCCGCGCTGGGTGCTGACCGCTGCCCACTGTGAGGTGACCAG CACCTTCCGGGTGGTCCTCGGGGCCCACAACCTGCACGCGGCGGAGCCCACCCAGCAGGTCTTCCGCATCACCCGGGTTGTGCCCTACCCCCTCTATGATGCCCAGCTGGACATCCACGACCTGCAGCTCCTCAAG CTCCACGCCCCGGCCCGCCTCACCCTCTCTGTCCTCCCCACGCCATTGCCCCACCGGAACCTCGTGCTGCGCCCAGGGTCGCGATGCCAGGTGATGGGCTGGGGCGACACCACGGGCCACGACGATCCCCCTGTGGCACTGATGGAGGCCGCCGTGGTCGTCCAGGCCCTGGACACCTGCAATGCATCCTGGGGTGGCGCCCTGACACGAGACATGCTCTGTGCCTCCGCAGGCTCCCGGGAGCAGCGTGGCGTGTGCGGG GGTGACTCTGGCGGCCCCCTCTTCTGCCGGGGCCGGCTGCAGGGCCTGGTGTCCTTCTCCTTCATGCTGTGTGGGGACTCCCGCTTTCCAGATGTCTACACCCGCATCTCCACCTATGTGTCTTGGGTCAGGGACGTGCTGCAGCATTACTGA